A DNA window from Arachis hypogaea cultivar Tifrunner chromosome 18, arahy.Tifrunner.gnm2.J5K5, whole genome shotgun sequence contains the following coding sequences:
- the LOC112769536 gene encoding ATP synthase subunit a: MTFKITWKDGLVITPWERPIGPTHGPSDPSSPSGSPVKDALDLAQDVPHSPLDQFAIKSFLDMRVGYLYISFTNPAFFMLLTLGLVFLLFHLVTKKGGGKSVPNAWQSLVELIYDFVPNLGMIPYSFTVTSHFLITLGLSFSIFIGITPVIADVQSSTLEFLGKEG, from the exons ATGACATTTAAAATAACTTGGAAAGACGGGTTGGTGATAACCCCGTGGGAACGGCCTATTGGTCCCACCCACGGCCCATCTGACCCTTCTTCGCCTTCGGGTTCTCCTGTTAAGGATGCCCTGGATCTAGCGCAAGATGTTCCCCACAGCCCCCTTGATCAATTTGCCATTAAGTCATTTCTTGATATGAGGGTAGGATACTTGTATATCTCATTCACAAATCCCGCTTTCTTTATGCTGCTAACTCTCGGTTTGGTCTTCCTGCTGTTTCATTTGGTTACTAAAAAGGGCGGAGGAAAGTCAGTACCAAATGCTTGGCAATCCTTGGTAGAGCTTATTTATGATTTCGTGCCGAACCTG GGTATGATACCTTATAGCTTCACAGTTACAAGTCATTTTCTCATTACTTTGGGTCTctcattttccatttttattgGCATTACTCCAGTTATTGCTGATGTCCAGTCATCCACATTGGAATTCCTTGGAAAAGAAGGCTAA